A single Anopheles arabiensis isolate DONGOLA chromosome 2, AaraD3, whole genome shotgun sequence DNA region contains:
- the LOC120895624 gene encoding cytochrome P450 4V2-like isoform X2, translating into MHALVILNPLVASTAHTAAQQLRFSCIRTVDWNRMFAIVLFLIAACVCYYYTCVVRTRYAQDVPCAQPCYPLIGNGLSFLEKSPVKLFQNVVQPFNQFDRWFKVWLGPQLMLCTSHPVLAESVLSHPKCLDKPFFYSFVQLEQGILTRKYQNWKRYRKVMSPAFSTSKVTNALPLFVMCADNLMSKLEAMVANDSTVSLAPVLSECLLNVIFSTTLGANVVEEREAKHILNNLDILFQMISARAINALHHIDWVYKHTNNCKIESASRAACYSVVDKVLASRRSALENEFYEANDSPAMLDRLLSVNEDGPLSDTEIVQNIYSIVGAGNDTTAHSLGHTCLFLAMHPAVQRKLYQELRDVFYSADEHITEEKLKQLSYMECVIKESLRLAPPGATVAREAQEDLTVEGQLIPRGTTVVVSLFALHRRKDFWGADAERFDPDRFLPERCKNRMGCAFMPFNTGSRNCIGSRYAMQIMKIILCKIVRRYELHTELTMERMQFRFDIALKQEQGYLIRFERRVESD; encoded by the exons atgcatgcgCTTGTTATCCTTAACCCACTAGTAGCATCTACAGCGCATACAGCAGCGCAACAACTAAGATTCAGTTGCATTCGAACCGTCGACTGGAACAGAATGTTTGCAATCGTACTGTTTCTCATCGCCGCGTGTGTCTGCTATTACTACACCTGTGTCGTGCGCACTCGGTATGCACAGGACGTGCCCTGTGCTCAGCCTTGCTATCCACTGATAGGGAACGGCCTATCGTTCCTAGAAAAGTCACCGGTCAAACTGTTCCAGAATGTGGTGCAACCGTTTAACCAGTTCGATCGGTGGTTCAAAGTTTGGCTCGGACCACAGCTGATGCTGTGCACCTCGCATCCAGTGCTGGCCGAGTCGGTGTTGAGCCATCCAAAGTGCTTGGATAAGCCATTTTTCTACAGCTTTGTGCAGCTCGAGCAGGGAATTTTGACTCGCAAAT ATCAAAACTGGAAGCGGTACCGAAAAGTGATGAGCCCTGCCTTCAGCACGAGCAAAGTGACCAACGCGCTACCGTTGTTCGTAATGTGTGCGGACAATTTGATGTCCAAGCTAGAGGCAATGGTGGCGAATGATTCAACAGTTTCGCTGGCACCAGTTTTGAGCGAGTGTTTGCTTAATGTGATATTTTCCACTACCCTGGGAGCAAATGTAGTAGAAGAGAGGGAGGCGAagcatattttaaacaatctAGACAT aTTATTTCAGATGATATCTGCTCGAGCGATAAATGCACTGCACCACATCGACTGGGTCTACAAGCATACAAACAATTGCAAAATAGAATCCGCTTCCAGGGCGGCGTGTTATAGCGTAGTAGATAAG GTTCTTGCGTCCCGGAGAAGCGCCTTAGAAAATGAGTTCTACGAAGCGAACGATTCGCCAGCCATGTTGGATCGATTGCTTTCGGTGAATGAGGACGGTCCACTGTCGGATACAGAAATCGTACAAAACATCTACTCAATCGTCGGTGCT GGTAACGATACGACGGCACACTCGCTCGGTCACACGTGCCTATTCCTTGCGATGCATCCTGCAGTACAAAGAAAGCTGTACCAAGAGCTGCGCGATGTGTTTTACAGTGCCGATGAGCACATTACCGAGGAAAAGCTGAAACAACTAAGCTACATGGAGTGTGTGATCAAGGAAAGCTTACGACTAGCTCCTCCGGGCGCAACGGTGGCACGCGAAGCCCAAGAAGACCTAACAGTCGAGGGACAGTTGATTCCGCGCGGTACAACGGTAGTTGTGAGCTTATTTGCACTGCATCGTAGAAAGGATTTCTGGGGTGCCGATGCGGAGAGGTTCGATCCCGATCGATTTCTGCCCGAACGGTGCAAGAATAGAATGGGTTGTGCCTTTATGCCGTTCAACACAGGGAGTCGCAATTGCATTGGCTCACGGTACGCCATGCAGATTATGAAGATTATTTTGTGCAAGATCGTTCGGAGGTATGAGCTCCACACCGAGCTAACTATGGAGCGGATGCAGTTTCGGTTCGATATAGCTCTAAAGCAGGAGCAGGGATACTTAATACGGTTCGAGCGTAGAGTTGAAAGTGATTAA
- the LOC120895624 gene encoding cytochrome P450 4V2-like isoform X1 — translation MHALVILNPLVASTAHTAAQQLRFSCIRTVDWNRMFAIVLFLIAACVCYYYTCVVRTRYAQDVPCAQPCYPLIGNGLSFLEKSPVKLFQNVVQPFNQFDRWFKVWLGPQLMLCTSHPVLAESVLSHPKCLDKPFFYSFVQLEQGILTRKCMYQNWKRYRKVMSPAFSTSKVTNALPLFVMCADNLMSKLEAMVANDSTVSLAPVLSECLLNVIFSTTLGANVVEEREAKHILNNLDILFQMISARAINALHHIDWVYKHTNNCKIESASRAACYSVVDKVLASRRSALENEFYEANDSPAMLDRLLSVNEDGPLSDTEIVQNIYSIVGAGNDTTAHSLGHTCLFLAMHPAVQRKLYQELRDVFYSADEHITEEKLKQLSYMECVIKESLRLAPPGATVAREAQEDLTVEGQLIPRGTTVVVSLFALHRRKDFWGADAERFDPDRFLPERCKNRMGCAFMPFNTGSRNCIGSRYAMQIMKIILCKIVRRYELHTELTMERMQFRFDIALKQEQGYLIRFERRVESD, via the exons atgcatgcgCTTGTTATCCTTAACCCACTAGTAGCATCTACAGCGCATACAGCAGCGCAACAACTAAGATTCAGTTGCATTCGAACCGTCGACTGGAACAGAATGTTTGCAATCGTACTGTTTCTCATCGCCGCGTGTGTCTGCTATTACTACACCTGTGTCGTGCGCACTCGGTATGCACAGGACGTGCCCTGTGCTCAGCCTTGCTATCCACTGATAGGGAACGGCCTATCGTTCCTAGAAAAGTCACCGGTCAAACTGTTCCAGAATGTGGTGCAACCGTTTAACCAGTTCGATCGGTGGTTCAAAGTTTGGCTCGGACCACAGCTGATGCTGTGCACCTCGCATCCAGTGCTGGCCGAGTCGGTGTTGAGCCATCCAAAGTGCTTGGATAAGCCATTTTTCTACAGCTTTGTGCAGCTCGAGCAGGGAATTTTGACTCGCAAATGTATGT ATCAAAACTGGAAGCGGTACCGAAAAGTGATGAGCCCTGCCTTCAGCACGAGCAAAGTGACCAACGCGCTACCGTTGTTCGTAATGTGTGCGGACAATTTGATGTCCAAGCTAGAGGCAATGGTGGCGAATGATTCAACAGTTTCGCTGGCACCAGTTTTGAGCGAGTGTTTGCTTAATGTGATATTTTCCACTACCCTGGGAGCAAATGTAGTAGAAGAGAGGGAGGCGAagcatattttaaacaatctAGACAT aTTATTTCAGATGATATCTGCTCGAGCGATAAATGCACTGCACCACATCGACTGGGTCTACAAGCATACAAACAATTGCAAAATAGAATCCGCTTCCAGGGCGGCGTGTTATAGCGTAGTAGATAAG GTTCTTGCGTCCCGGAGAAGCGCCTTAGAAAATGAGTTCTACGAAGCGAACGATTCGCCAGCCATGTTGGATCGATTGCTTTCGGTGAATGAGGACGGTCCACTGTCGGATACAGAAATCGTACAAAACATCTACTCAATCGTCGGTGCT GGTAACGATACGACGGCACACTCGCTCGGTCACACGTGCCTATTCCTTGCGATGCATCCTGCAGTACAAAGAAAGCTGTACCAAGAGCTGCGCGATGTGTTTTACAGTGCCGATGAGCACATTACCGAGGAAAAGCTGAAACAACTAAGCTACATGGAGTGTGTGATCAAGGAAAGCTTACGACTAGCTCCTCCGGGCGCAACGGTGGCACGCGAAGCCCAAGAAGACCTAACAGTCGAGGGACAGTTGATTCCGCGCGGTACAACGGTAGTTGTGAGCTTATTTGCACTGCATCGTAGAAAGGATTTCTGGGGTGCCGATGCGGAGAGGTTCGATCCCGATCGATTTCTGCCCGAACGGTGCAAGAATAGAATGGGTTGTGCCTTTATGCCGTTCAACACAGGGAGTCGCAATTGCATTGGCTCACGGTACGCCATGCAGATTATGAAGATTATTTTGTGCAAGATCGTTCGGAGGTATGAGCTCCACACCGAGCTAACTATGGAGCGGATGCAGTTTCGGTTCGATATAGCTCTAAAGCAGGAGCAGGGATACTTAATACGGTTCGAGCGTAGAGTTGAAAGTGATTAA
- the LOC120897515 gene encoding cytochrome P450 4C1-like, which yields MWWLWLVALVLAALGLWQWWIVKRHRFASHLPVMQPYYPIIGNAQLFIGKSGVDLFNQLLQPFRQYDGWFKAWLGPKLVLATSHPDIMNAVLSHPDCLEKPFFYDFVKLEHGIFAGHYHPWKTQRKALNPTFNTRILNSFIPVFVQCARQMVQHMEQSVGDVGRSISIFPFISKCTLEMVCGTTIGCDVMEQPGKETFIENVDRWFELIAKRMVSIHHYIELLYRFSRDFIEESETRTSCFRFFETVIEKAKARINSTAIEDECEDYKKPLIFADQLLAAQHNGNPFTDIEVKHNIYSIIAAGNDTTALQVTHTCLFLAMHPAIQERVYREVMDVFPDPDQDIEVEDLKKLTYMERVIKESLRLAPSGPYIARQTMKDIEIAGLHIPRDSLIVMSIFSMHRREDIWGPDADVFDPDRFLPERSEGRSANVFIPFSAGSRNCIGGRYAMLSMKVMLSSILRRLRLRSDLQMNDLQFRFGLTLKLDSEYFVQVEKRM from the exons ATGTGGTGGCTTTGGTTGGTGGCTTTGGTGCTAGCAGCCCTCGGATTGTGGCAGTGGTGGATTGTAAAGCGCCATCGGTTTGCATCCCACCTGCCGGTGATGCAGCCGTACTATCCCATTATAGGGAATGCGCAGCTTTTCATCGGAAAATCAGGCGTTGATCTGTTCAATCAGTTACTGCAGCCGTTCCGGCAGTATGATGGTTGGTTTAAGGCATGGCTCGGTCCAAAGCTGGTGCTGGCTACCTCGCATCCGGACATCATGAATGCAGTACTTAGCCATCCCGATTGTCTGGAGAAACCGTTTTTCTACGACTTTGTGAAGCTGGAGCACGGGATCTTTGCGGGACACT ATCATCCGTGGAAAACACAACGGAAAGCGCTCAATCCGACCTTCAACACGCGCATACTGAACAGCTTTATTCCGGTGTTTGTCCAGTGCGCCAGGCAGATGGTGCAGCACATGGAGCAAAGTGTGGGTGACGTCGGCCGGTCGATATCCATCTTCCCTTTCATTAGCAAATGTACGCTGGAAATGGTGTGCGGGACGACGATTGGATGCGATGTGATGGAGCAGCCAGGCAAGGAAACGTTCATCGAGAATGTCGACCG ATGGTTCGAGCTCATCGCGAAACGTATGGTCAGTATCCATCATTACATCGAGCTGCTGTACCGGTTTTCGCGCGACTTCATTGAGGAGTCTGAGACTCGCACATCCTGCTTTCGTTTCTTCGAAACG GTAATTGAAAAGGCAAAGGCTCGCATAAACTCTACCGCCATTGAGGATGAGTGTGAGGACTACAAAAAGCCTCTCATATTTGCCGACCAGCTGTTGGCGGCGCAACACAACGGAAATCCCTTTACCGACATCGAAGTTAAGCACAACATTTACTCGATAATAGCAGCG GGCAATGACACTACTGCACTTCAGGTGACACACACTTGTCTGTTCCTTGCCATGCACCCAGCGATACAGGAGCGCGTGTACCGCGAGGTGATGGACGTGTTTCCCGATCCCGATCAGGACATTGAGGTGGAGGATCTCAAGAAGCTGACCTACATGGAGCGCGTAATCAAGGAGAGCCTTCGGCTAGCCCCGTCCGGACCGTACATTGCACGTCAAACGATGAAGGACATTGAGATAGCTGGTTTACACATACCGCGTGACAGTTTGATAGTGATGAGCATATTTTCAATGCACCGCCGTGAGGATATTTGGGGCCCGGACGCGGACGTGTTTGACCCAGATCGGTTTCTGCCGGAGCGAAGCGAAGGCAGAAGCGCGAACGTGTTCATACCGTTCAGTGCCGGTTCTCGCAATTGTATCGGCGGGCGGTACGCCATGCTCAGCATGAAGGTGATGCTGTCCAGCATACTGCGCCGGTTGCGGCTTCGGTCGGATCTGCAAATGAATGATCTGCAGTTTCGGTTCGGTCTGACGCTGAAGCTTGATTCTGAATATTTTGTACAGGTGGAGAAGCGGATGTAG